Genomic window (Deinococcus arcticus):
CCGCCTGTTCCGCGTGCCCAACCCAGAAGCGGCCAACCCCGAAGACGCCGGCGCCGCCCCAGAAAGCCCCCACTTTGACCCCGAAGGTATTGGGCACGAGGACGAGAGCAAGCCGCCGACAGCTGACTTTCTGCGCCACCTCAACCCGCACAGCCTGAAGGTGACGCGCGGGTTTGTGGAACCCAGCGTGGCGGGCGACCCCGAGGACACGCGTTACCAGTTCGAGCGCCAGGGCTATTTCTGGCGCGACCCGGTGGACAGCCGCCCGGACGCCCTGGTGTTTGGCCGCATCATCACGCTGAAGGACACGTGGGGGAAGGCGGATGGTGGCCGGCCGATGGCAGAGGGCAAAGGCAAGAAGGTTGAGGGGTCCAGGGGTCCGGGGGCCGAGAAACAGCAGGAGAAGGCGGCCCCGCTTCCTGCCTCCCACGCTCCACTGCCCCCCGAACAGGAGGCCGAGGTGGCCCGCCTGACCGGGCTGGGGGCCGCCGAGGCCGACGCGCGCACGGCGGCGCGGGACGAGGCGCTGCGGGCCTTTGTGCAGGGGGCGGCGCCGGACGCCACGCTGGGGCAGGTGGTGTCGTGGGCGGTCAACGACCTCGCGCCGGGACTGCGCGCGGGCACGGTGAAGGTGGCAGCCGCCGCCCTCTCGCCGCTGGCGGCGCGGCTGGCGGCGGGCGAGCTGACCACCCGCGTGGCCCGCGACGTGCTGGCGCGCGCGGCGGCCAGCGGTGAAGCGCCGCTGAGCATCATTGAACGCGAGGGGCTGACGGCGGGCCTGTCTGCCGAGGACCTGGCGGCGGCCGTGGCCGGGGTGCTGGCGGCCAACCCCGACAAGGTGGCGGCCTATCACGCCGGCAAGACCGCGCTGATGGGCTTTTTTACCGGGCAGGTGATGCGCGCCACGCAGAACAAGGCCCAGCCGCAGGCGGTGGCCGAGGCCCTGACCCAGGCCCTGGACGCCCGCGCAGGTTAAGGTCCCCCGGGCACCCCCACAGGGGGCCGCGCAATCCAGCGTGCCCGGGAAGCGCGGCCCCTGTACAGTGGCCCTGATGAAGCCAAAGACCTCTCTTTCCCTTGCCCTGCTGCTGGGCACCGCCCTCTCGCTGGGCAGCGTCGCCAGCGCGCTGAGCCTGTCGGACCCCAAGGTATACACCGTGCCGGGGGCCAACACCCGTGTGGCCGCCTTCCTGCCTGGCGGCCAGGTGGCGGTGAACGCGGACAACGGGGTGCTGATCCTGGACCAGAATCTCAAGACGGTGCGCAGCTGGTACACCCTGCCAGACGAGGTGACCGGGCTGGTCAGCAGTCCCAACGGCGCGCGGGTGGCGGCCATGACGAGCAGCCGCTGGGCCGTGTGGGACGCCGTCACGGGCCGCGAGGTGCGCGGCGGCCAGAGCGTCTACGACACCCGGCTGGGCTTTGACGCTCAGGGCGAACTGCTGCTGCAGGATGACGGCACCCTCTACCGCGTGAACATTGCCAGTGGGCAGCGCCAGGAGGTCCTGGGCGACGGCGAACTGTACGACATGGCCGTGAGCCCGGACGGCACGCTGCTGGTGGCCCTGTACGAGGACCGCGTGGAACTGGTGCGCCTGAGCAGCGGCGAGGTGCTGGCCAAGGCGCCAGTCGAAGGCGAACCCTACGAGGTGGCCGCCACCTTTGCGCCGTCGGGTGAAGCGGCGGTGGTGCGCCTGGACGAACAGGCCCTGGTGCTGCGCGCCGGGCAGGCACCCACGGCCCTGGAAGACGGCGAGGACCTCTCGCAGCGCGGCAGCGTGGTGTTCCTCAACCCACAGCAGTTCGTCTATGCCCTGTACGGCGACGGTCAGCTGTACGACGCCCAGAGCGGCAAGATGGTGGGCGATCCCCTGGAATTCGACAGCGCTGGGCCCCTGGTGGCAGGCCCCGACGGCACGGTGCTGGCGCTGGGCCGCGCCGTGGGCCGCCTGAGCACCGCCAATCTGAGCGCCCCCGCGCGGCCCCAGGTGAACCTGCCGTCCAGCAACGCGCTGGTGGGCGCTTTCGTGGGCGGCGTGCCGCACGCCGGCGTGGCCGAATTCATCAACCTGAAAACGGGTACGGCGCTGAACGTGGGCAGCCGGGGCACCCTGTGGGCGGCTGAAGCCACGGGCGACAGCGTGTGGACCCTGGGCGGGGTCACGGTGAACGTGTACCGCGCGGGCAAGATCACGCGGGTGGGCACCCTGGACGAGGACGCCGAATACGAAACCCTGCGCGCCACGCCGGGGGGCCAGTTCGCGGCGGCCAGCGGCTACTACGGCGCGGCGCTGCTGGATGGCCGCAGCGGCAAGGTGCTGGGCAAGGTCACCGAAACGCAGCTGAAGGTGGAAGACATTCACGGCGCCCTGCCCACCCTGGACGGCAAGGGGCTGATCATCACGCCGCACGAGGGCGATCCCTTCCGCTACGACCTGGCCAGCAAGAAGCGCGCCACCGTCTTCAAGCTGCCCGCCGAGGCCGAGGTCTACGATCTGCACCAGAGCCCCGGCGGCACCCTGGCCGTGCTGTACGGCACGGAGGACGATGACCGCGTGGCCCTGGTCAAGCCCGGCGCCACCACCGCCTTCAAGACCCTGACCTTTCCCGGCTCGGTGCGCGCCCTGCGCTTCAGCCCCGACGGCAAGCTTCTGGCGGTGCTGACCGGCGACGCCCAGAACGCCCTGCAGGTGTACGACACCGCCACCGGCGCCGTGCTGGCCCGCGCCGGGTCCTTCAGCCTGCGCACCTCACTGCTGGTGTGGAACCCCGGCGGCACCGAGCTGCTGGTGGGTTCGGGCCTGCTGGGCCAGAGTGGCAGCGCCACGGTGTACACGGTCAGGAAGTAAGAGCCACGGGCTGTGGGCCATGAGCCACGGGGGCACAGCCCCGGGCTCATGGCCCTTCTCGTGGGCTGAGGGGTGAACAGACCTGGGGCAACCGTGGTTCTTCGCTGGACACCGGCAGGCGTGGGCGCCCCTCTCCCTCTGGCTCAAAGCCCATGGCCCACAGCCTCTTTCCTGCCCTAATTCAGCGTCCGGCCTCCCTGCGCGCCCTGCTGGGCCAGCAGCTCGCCGGCGCGGCGCAGGTGCTCTTGCAGGGTGCCGTGCCAGTCGTCGCTTTCAGGGGTGTGGCTCAGGGCCTGCTGGGCGTAGGCGTAGGCGGCAGCCGGGTTGGGAAAGCCCTGCTGGGCCAGCACGTCGGCCGCCATCTGGGACGCCGTGAGCCAGTCACGGCTGCCCGGCGCGGCCTCGCGGATCACGCGCTCGTAGTGCTCCAGGGCGTCGTCGAGCTGAAAATAATCCAGGGCCACGCTGCCCAGCACCAGACTGGCGGGAATCACCGCTCCCTGGGCCAGGGCCTGTTCGGCGGCCTGCTGGGCTTCGGGCAGGCGGCCCAGGCGGTAATCACACTCGGCCAGGTCTGCCAGCACCTCGGGCAGGTAGGGGTAGTCCGCTTCCGAGAGGGCCGCTTCCAGCTTCTCGCGGGCTTCCACGGGGCGGTCCAGGTCCAGCAGGGCCACGCCCAGTTCATGGTTGGCGTACGGGCGGTCGCCGTCCCCGGCCAGCCGCAGCGCCTCGGCAAAGGCGTCCAGGGCCTGCTCGGTCTGGCCCAGGTGGGTGAGCACCTGCCCGCGCACCAGCGCCACGCCGTAACTGGGGTCACCATACTGGGCTTCCAGGCGCGCGGCCTCGCGGATCATGTCGTGTGCCGGCGCCGGCTGGCCCAGGTTCAGCAGGGCCTGGGCGCGCAGGTAGTGCCAGGTGGCGAGATTCAGGCCCTGTTCCTCGGCCTCGTCGGGGGCGGGGCGCGCGGCGTACAGGGGCCGGGCCTGATCCAGCGCGGCCTTTGCGGCCTCGGGCTGGCCCAGTTGCAGGTGCAGCGCCGCCTGTTCCTGCAGCATCACCGCGCGGTTGATGCCCGAGGCCAGATGCGCGGCCTCGGCGTACAGCCCCGCCGCCTCGGCGCTCTGGCCCAGGCTCTCGTGGGCGTCGGCCTCCCAGGAACGCAGGCGCCAGCGCAGGTGCAGCGGCAATTCGGTGCTGGCCACGTGCACTTCCAGCGCCTCGGCCGGCTTGCCGGACAGCGCCAGGGCGCACAGGGCGTGAAAGCGCACCAGCGCGTCCGGGCTCTCGCGCACCGCCTGGGGAGGCGGGGGGGCTTCCTCGCCGCGGGTGCGGGCGTCCAGTTCGGCCCACAGGGCGACAGACAGCGCGTCCTCGCGCCGCGCGGGGTCCAGGGTGCGGGCCTCGCGCAGCGCCGCGCCCAGTTCAGCCAGGGCGGCGTCGCCGTACAGGGCGTGCAGGTGCGCCAGATACAGCGCCAGCCGGGCCCGCTCGGGCTTCCCGGCCTCGCGCATGGCGGCTTCCAGAATGCCAAAAGCCGCGTCGTAGTCGCCCCCCGCGAGCGCCGCGCACACTTGCTGCCAGGTGGTGGCTACGTCAATCATTCTCTGGCAGGATACTGCGCCGCTCCCCGGTTCTCCCTCTTTTGCCGCTTGCGGCGTGCGGGCATGTGGGGTCTGATGGCCGCATGACCCACCGCACCCGCGCTTCGCGCTCCTCTGCCTCAGGCTGGCCTGTGCTGGGTGGCCTGCTGGCCCTGGGCCTGTTTGCTGTTCTGGGCCTGCTGGGCTGGCAGGCGCTGGCCCGCAGCCAGAGCGCCCCGCTGAGCGCCGCCGAGTTCCGTTCGCTGCTGGAGGCCGGGCAGGTGGAGCGGGTGGTGGTTCGGGGCGAGGTCGCCCAGGTGAGCCTGCAAGGCCAGCGCCGCACCCACCGCCTCGCCTGGCCAGATGGCCGCCCTGGTTCTCCAGACGGCCCGCTGCTCCGGGCGCTGGACCGGCAGGACGTGGAAGTGCGCTTCGAGCAGCGCGCCCCGTGGCTTGCCCTGCTGCTTGGTGCGCTGCCGCCCCTGCTGGCTCTGGCACTGTTCGTGGCCCTGCCGCTGACGCTGCTGGGGTTGCTGCTGTGGCGGCTGCGGGTGGCGCGGCCAGGGCAACGCTAAAGAGCAGGTGTAAGACGGGACTCACTCACGCACCTTGAGTCTGGTAGACTCAAGTTCAGCGGGCGAGGCCCGCCCTGTTCCCCATTCCCCCTTCTCCCCATTCGGAGGACTGTTCTTGAAACGGCTCAATCCCTGGCTGATCGTTCTGTTTGTCCTGGCCCTGTTCCTGATGTTCTCGCAGGCGCCCATCAGTGGACGAACCAGCGTGAGTTACGACCAATTTAAAGATCTGCTGGGTGAGGGCAAGGTGGCCCAGGTGGTGGTGCGCGAGAACAACGCCACGGTCACCCTGAAAGCACCCACGCAGATCACCGTGCCCGGCCCGGCCAACCAGGCGCCGCGCACGCCCACGGTGGAGAACTTCACGGTGCTGCTGCCCAACAACCAGGCCATCCGCGACGAGACGCTGATCCCGGAGCTGGAGCGCCAGGACGTGCAGCTGCGCTTCGAGCGGCCCAGTCAGTGGCTGGGCATCCTGCTAAACTTCCTGCCCATCATCCTGCTGTTCGCCATGATGTATTTCTTCTTCATGCGGGCCCAGGGCGGCCAGAACGGCGTGATGCAGTTTGGCCAGAGCCGCGCCAAGAAGTACGGTAAGGAAAACCGCGTGCCCACCAAGTTCACCGATGTGGCGGGCCACGAGGAAGCCAAGCGCGAACTGGTGGAAGTGGTGGACTTCCTGAAGAACCCCGGCAAGTATCACCAGATTGGCGCCGAGATTCCCAAGGGCGTGCTGCTGGTGGGCCCTCCCGGCACGGGGAAAACGCTGCTGGCGCGCGCCATCGCCGGTGAGGCCGACGTGCCGTTCTTCAGTGTCAGCGCCTCGGAGTTCATGGAGATGTTCGTGGGCGTGGGCGCCAGCCGCGTGCGCACCCTGTTCGAGGACGCCCGCAAGAGTGCCCCGGCCATCATGTTCATTGACGAGATTGATTCGATTGGCCGCAAGCGTGGCGCCGGCATTGGCGGCGGGCACGACGAGCGCGAACAGACCCTGAACCAGATTCTCTCGGAGATGGACGGCTTTGATAAGGCCAGCAGCGTCATCGTGCTGGGCGCCACCAACCGCCCCGACGTGCTGGATCCCGCCCTGCTGCGCCCCGGGCGCTTTGACCGGCAGGTGACGATTGACCTGCCCAACCTGAAAGAGCGCGAGGCGATCCTGAAGGTGCACCTGCGCAACAAGCCGATGGCGCAGGGCGTGGACGTCAACGAGATTGCCAAGAGCACCCCGTACTTCTCGGGGGCCGACCTGAAGAACGTAACCAACGAGGCCGCCCTGGAAGCCGCCCGCCTGAGCAAGACCCAGATTGACATGAGCGACTTCTACCGGGCGCTGGACAAGATCACCCTGGGCCTGGAAAACGGCTCGCTGACCATCAGCGACCAGGAAAAGAAGGCCATTGCCTACCACGAGGCCGGGCACGCCGTGACGGCCGCCGTGATTCCGGGGAGCGACAAGCTGCAGAAGGTGAGCATCATTCCGCGTGGCCGCGCGCTGGGCGCCGCGTTCTACCTGCCCGAAGAGCAGGTACTGATGAGCAAGGAGCGCCTGGAAAACCAGCTGGTGGTGGCTCTGGGTGGGCGCGCCGCCGAGGAAGTGTTCATGGGCAGCGTGACCAGTGGCGCCGCCGACGACTTCCGCAAGGCCACCAACATCGCCCGGCGCATGGTGCTGGAGTGGGGCATGGGCGACAACTTCAAGAACATGGCGCTGACCACCGACAGCGGCCCCGTGTTCCTGGGCGAGGACATGGCCAAGCCCAAGGCGTTCAGCGAGCACACCAGCCAGCTGGTGGACGAGGACGTCAAGCGCATCCTGACGCGTGCCTACGAGCGCGCCCGCGACCTGGTAACGCAGTACCGTCAGGCCATGCATGAGGTGGCCGAGGCCCTGCTCTCGCAGGAACTGATTACCGGCGACGTGGTGCGCGAGGCCGTGTCCCGCGTGGGCGGCGAAACGCAGCCCATGCCCCAGACGACCGCGTAACCTCCTTGCGCCTGAAGCCCCCTGCTCCGCGCAGGGGGTTTTTGTTATGCCGCGAGGCCCTGCGCAGGCAGGGAGTGGGCACAGAGCCCTGCTGGCCCGCGCCTTTGACGAGGACCTGGGGTCTGCGGTGTCTGCCGAGGAGGGGCACGCTCTGCCCGGCCACACGAACGTCCTGCTGCGCAAGGCTCTCGGAAGAACCGGGAACCCATGAGCCTTCCCTCTGGCCGCTTCAGCAGTCAAGCACGGTATGGCCAGCGGCCCGCAGGGCAGCCGTGGCCCCGGCCTGCTGGGCCTGTTTGACCAGCACGTAATCGGTATCGAAGGTGCTGAGCGCAAAGATGCCCACCCCGGCGTCGCGCAGGGGGCCAAGCACGCCCGCCAGAATGCCGGTCAGGTGAAAGGGAAAGGGGCCATGGAGCTTCAGCGCCACCCAGCCGTCCGCAGCGGTGGCACCTGGGGGCACCTGGTCTTCGGCGCAGACCAGCGAGAGTTCGTCGGGGGTGCGGGTCAGGGACCAGAACGCCCCGGCCAGCGTGGGCAGGGGCGCATCTGGGGGCAGCTGCACCACGGCGTAGCGGCCCGGCAGCAGCGACAGGGTCTGGGGGGTCATGGCCCTATTGTGCCCGTGCAGGCTGGGCGCGCCCGGGTCTACTCGCGCCAGATGGCCCAGTGCTCTTCCAGGGCGTCCATCTCTTCTTTGCTGTGGCCCCCCTGGCGCAGCAGCGCCATGATCTGGCCCCGGTGGTGGCTGTCGTGGACCACCGTGTGCATCAGGAAATGCACCGGGTGGGCGCGGTAACTGCCTTCATTCCAGGGGTCCGCGAAGGGCTCGCCAGACGCGAGATGCGCCTGCACGGCCTTCAGGGCCGCCTCGTCCCCGGCAGTGAAGGCCGCGCCCAGGTCACTGGCTGGGGCGTTCTGCCAGCGCCACATCGGGTCACCGTCCGCGTCTTTCTGGGTGGGGTCCAGCAGCACCATAGCGTGGTCGCGCGACAGGTTCCACAGCCAGCCTACCCGGAAACCCGCCATATGGCGCAGGTGCCGCTCAATGGTCCAGCCCCCGTGGCCGTCGCTGAGGGAAAAGTCTGCCGGGCTCAGCGCCCCCAGGAGGGCCGCGTTCACGCGGGCGTTGCGGCGAAAGGTTTCCAGCGGCAGGGCAAGGTCGGCCATACATTCATTCTCCTGAAAAGGCAGGGGGCGGGGTACGGTCCCAGAACTCCGGCGGTTCAAGACCCAGGGCCCGCAGGTACACGTACCCCTGGGCGCGGTGGTGCACCTGGTTGTCAACGGCGCCCAGTGCGGCGTCCAGGCCACTCAGTTCGCCCCAGCCGGTGCGGTGTGCGCCCAGATAGGCCGCGTCGGGTACCCCCGGCAGTTCGCGCGCCAGCTGTGCGGTCTGGGCGGCCCAGGCGGCGCGCAGGGCTGCCGGGTCCCGCCCGGTCGGCGCGGACCAGCGGGGCTCGCCCCATATGCCGCTTCGCAGCCCCTGCAGCACATACCCGGTCTGACCATGGACCTCCCAGAGCATGGCGCCGAAGGACCGCAGCGGCGGCGCAGGCGAGAAGGTCAACAGCGCCTCGTCCGGGTACAGCGCCAGGGTGCGGGCGGTCAGGTGGTGGTGCCCCAGCCAGTGGGCGGCCAGCGCGGCGCCCAGCATCAGCGCTCGTAAAAGGCGGGGGGCTCTACACCCAGGGCCCGCAGATACACGTACCCCTGGGCGCGGTGGTGAATCTCGTTGTCCACCGCGTAGATCGTGGCCACCCAGCCGGGCATGTTCCCCCACGGCAGGGTGTGCAGCGCGCTGAAAAAGGCGGGGTCAGTGCCAGCGCCCACCTGCGAGAGCCGCTCATCCAGGGCGTCCCACTCGCGCAGCAGCTCGGCCTGGGTGGCGGGGCCAGCCGCCCAGTCTGGCTCGGGCCACTGCCCCGTGTCCATGGCCTGCACCGTCATGGCGCTCAGCAGATGAATTTCGGTGGCCTGCACGCCAAAGGGCCGCATGCCGCCCACGCTGAAGGTGAACAGGGCTTCTTCCGGGAATGCGGCGATCACGCGGCGGGTCAGGGCGCGGTGCCCCTGCCAGTGCGACACGAAATCTGAAATGGACAGGGCGGGGGCCGTCGGAAGGGCAGAGACAGTCATACTTGAACCTCCTGGGGTTGAATCTGCCCCCAGCGTAATGGTGATTCCCGTCAGGGTGTGTCGTGTTTGGGGTGTAGGCTGGGGCCCATGTACAACCCGGCCATGCGGGTGCTGACGGTGCTGGAACTGCTGCAGGCGCACGAGACTGTGACCGGCGCGGAGCTGGCCCGCCGCCTGGAGGTCAGCCCGCGCACGGTGCAGCGCTACGTGACCCGCCTGCAGGACCTGGGCATTCCGGTGGAAGGCCGCCGGGGCGTGGGCGGGGCCTACCGGCTGAGGCCGGGCTTTCGCCTGCCGCCTCTGATGTTCACCCCGGACGAGGCGCTGGCCGCCGCCCTGGGCCTGCGCGCCCTGCAACAGCTGGGCCTGGGCGCCCTGGCCCCCGCTGCCGAGAGCGCCGGGGCCAAGCTGGCCCGCAGCCTGCCCCAGGGCCTGCGCGACGATGTGCGGGCCCTGGAAGGCAGCGTGGAACTGGACGCCTCGCCCTGGACGGTGGGTGTGGAGGTGGCGGTGCTGGCGCCGCTGCTGCGCGCCGTGCGCGCGGCGCGCACGGTGCAGCTGACCTACACGGCCCTGGACGCGCCGCCCAGCACGCGGCAGGTGGACATCTACCGGGTGGTGCATTTTGACGGCCGCTGGTACGCCGTGGGCTGGTGCCACCTGCGCCGCGAGAAGCGCTCCTTTCGCGTGGACCGCATAGGGGCGCTGGAGGTGCTGCCCGCCACCTTCACGCCCCCCGCCGACTTCGATGCCGCTGCCTACCTGCGCGCGCAGCTGCGCGCCCCGCCCACCGCCTATACCGTGAGTGTGTGGCTGAACGCACCCGCGGAGCACCTGCGCGGCCGGGTGTCGCTGTGGGGCAGCGAGCTGGAAGCCGAGGAACAGGGCACCCGCCTGCGCTGCCAACGCGAGCACCTGCACTCGTTTGCCGCCTTTCTGCTGGGGCTGGGCTGCGACTTCCGCATCGACAGCCCCCCGGAACTGCACGCCGAATTTGCCCGCTTGCACGCGCGCTGCGCGGCCTACGCACAGTCCTCGGAGCCGCTACACTGACCCATGACGACCCTCCCCACGAACCAGGACCTGGCCCAGGGCAAGGCGTACGTGGCCCCGGGCATCACGGTGTACTACGACGCCCGGCGCTGCGTGCATGTGGCCAACTGCGTGCGCGGCTTGCCGGAAGTCTTCAGGCCCGGCGAGCGGCCCTGGATTCAGGCGGCCCAAGCCGGGGCCCTGGCGGTGGCGGCGGTGGTGCGCACCTGCCCCACGGGCGCCCTGCACTACGCCCTGGACAGTGAAGGCCCCGAAGCGCCCCAGGCGCCCACCACGGTCACCCCGCTGCCCGACGGGCCGCTGGTCCTGCGCGGCAACCTGATCCTGCAGACCCCGGGCGGCGAGGTCCGCGACGTGCGCGCCGCCCTGTGCCGCTGCGGCCAGAGCGGGAATAAGCCCTACTGCGACGGCACCCACGCGCAGGTGGGGTGGAAAAGCGGAGAGGGGTAGCAGCGGCAACCGGCAGCTCTGGTGAATTTGGCCGTGCCACACGCGCCACGGCCCCAGGAGAACTGCTCTAGACTGGCGCATGACTTCCCTTCTCAACATCCCCGACCTGATTCGCAAGAAGCGCGACGGCGAGACCCACACCCGCGCCGAACTGGAGCAGCTGGTGCTGGGCTACACGCGCGGTGAGGTGCCCGACTATCAGATGAGCGCTTGGCTGATGGCCGTCTACCTGCGGGGCATGCAAGAACAGGAAACCGCCGACCTGACCATGGTGATGGCCCAGAGCGGCGACCTGATGGACCTGGGCACCCTGGAGCGCACCGTGGACAAGCACTCCACCGGCGGCGTGGGCGATAAGACCAGCCTGATCCTGACGCCCATGCTGGCCGCGCTGGGCCTGACGGTCGCCAAGATGAGCGGGCGCGGGCTGGCCCACACGGGCGGCACCATTGACAAGCTCGAAAGCGTTCCCGGCTGGAGCCCGGAACTGGGAGAAGAAGCGTTTCTGCGTCAGGCGCGCCAGACGGGCCTCGCCCTGGTGGGCCAGAGCAAGGACCTTGCCCCGGCCGACGGCAAGCTGTACGCCCTGCGCGACGTGACCGCCACGGTGGACTGCCTGCCCCTGATCGCTTCGTCCATCATGAGCAAGAAGCTGGCTTCGGGCGCGCAGACGGTGGTGCTGGACGTGAAGGTGGGCGCCGGGGCGTTTATGCGCACGCTGGAGGATGGCCGGGGCCTGGCGCGCGCCATGGTGGATATTGGCACCCGCGCGGGGCGGCAGGTGCGCGCGGTGCTGACCGACATGGACACGCCCCTGGGCTTTATGGCGGGCAACAGCCTGGAAGTCCTGGAGGCCCTGGACACCCTGCGCGGCGAGGGCCCCCACGACCTGACCGAGCTGTGCGTGGCCCTGGCCGTGGAAGCCCTGGCCGCCCACGGCGAGGACGAAACCCAGGCCGAGGCCAGGGCCCGCCAGACCCTGCGAGACGGCAGCGCGCTGGCCAAGTTTCGCGCCTTTGTGGCCGCGCAGGGCGGCGACGCCACGTACGTGGACGACCCCAAGAAATTTGACGTGGCCCCTGGCCGCGCGCAGGTGCTGGCCCAGACCGCCGGCTTCGTGCAGAAGGTAGACGCCCTGAGCGTGGGCCGCGCCGTGCTGGCCCTGGGCGGCGGGCGCGAACGCAAGGGTGAAGCCATTGACCACGGCGTGGGCGTGGAACTGCTGAAGAAGCCCGGCGAGGCGGTGGCGGCCGGCGAGGCCGTCCTGCGGATCTACCACAGAGACGGGCGCGGGCTGGACACTGCCCAGCGCCTGCTGGAAGGGGGTCTGGCGGTCAGCGAGACGGCCCCCGCCGCCGAACCGCTGATTCTGGACCGCGTGAATTGAGGAGGCCATGAGCTATGGGCCGTGAGCCATGAGGGAGGACCGGGAGAGGATGCCCGGTTCTCTTCCTTTCATACGGGTTCCGAATAATTCCGTGACGTGTGACGGAATTATTCCGACCGGAGAGAGCAGGAAAGAATGCGGATGTCCGGGAATTGGGCTGGAACAGCGCCGAAGGCGGGGAACATCCAGTTCTTCCCGGATGTTACGGAAATGGACGGCAGTCCGTATCAGGGGAGAAGCGCCTGTGTTTGGCTCTGCCGGCGCCAGGAAAGAACGGCCCCACCTGCCCCCAGACCCCAAAGCCCAAGGCTCATGGCCCAAAGCCCACGGCCCAGTGCCCCTTCACGGCACCCGCAGCGCCTTGCAGTTCTCGCCGGGCAGGCGGGGGGGCGGGGCGTCACTGGACACGACGACCTTCTCGGTTTTGCCCACGTAGCCCCTGCAGCGGGCCAGCTGTTCCAGGTACGCGGGATCGTTGGCGGCCCGAATGGCGTCTTGCAGCACACGGGCGTCCTCTTCCAGGGCAGCCACGCGCACCAGGGCCTGGCGGGTCTCGGCCGACCAGGTGGCGCTGCGGTAGAGCATGTGCCCCAGCTGAAAACTCAGTTGCACGATGCCCAGGGCCGCAAGCACACTGGCCACCATCATGCTCAGGGGCAGGCGCTGCACACGCCGCCACCAGGCGCGCCGCGCCGGGCGGGGGGGTGGGGGCGCGTCCGTCACGCCCGGCAGGATAGTGCATGGGCACGGGAACAGATGAGCCGGCGGGTGCGCCGCTACACTGGGCCGCATGACGGGAACCTCTGAACAGGGCTCGGCCTCGGCGCGCGTGCCTGCGCTGAACTGGCAGGA
Coding sequences:
- a CDS encoding DinB family protein, with translation MADLALPLETFRRNARVNAALLGALSPADFSLSDGHGGWTIERHLRHMAGFRVGWLWNLSRDHAMVLLDPTQKDADGDPMWRWQNAPASDLGAAFTAGDEAALKAVQAHLASGEPFADPWNEGSYRAHPVHFLMHTVVHDSHHRGQIMALLRQGGHSKEEMDALEEHWAIWRE
- a CDS encoding (4Fe-4S)-binding protein: MTTLPTNQDLAQGKAYVAPGITVYYDARRCVHVANCVRGLPEVFRPGERPWIQAAQAGALAVAAVVRTCPTGALHYALDSEGPEAPQAPTTVTPLPDGPLVLRGNLILQTPGGEVRDVRAALCRCGQSGNKPYCDGTHAQVGWKSGEG
- a CDS encoding DinB family protein, coding for MTVSALPTAPALSISDFVSHWQGHRALTRRVIAAFPEEALFTFSVGGMRPFGVQATEIHLLSAMTVQAMDTGQWPEPDWAAGPATQAELLREWDALDERLSQVGAGTDPAFFSALHTLPWGNMPGWVATIYAVDNEIHHRAQGYVYLRALGVEPPAFYER
- a CDS encoding thymidine phosphorylase, whose amino-acid sequence is MTSLLNIPDLIRKKRDGETHTRAELEQLVLGYTRGEVPDYQMSAWLMAVYLRGMQEQETADLTMVMAQSGDLMDLGTLERTVDKHSTGGVGDKTSLILTPMLAALGLTVAKMSGRGLAHTGGTIDKLESVPGWSPELGEEAFLRQARQTGLALVGQSKDLAPADGKLYALRDVTATVDCLPLIASSIMSKKLASGAQTVVLDVKVGAGAFMRTLEDGRGLARAMVDIGTRAGRQVRAVLTDMDTPLGFMAGNSLEVLEALDTLRGEGPHDLTELCVALAVEALAAHGEDETQAEARARQTLRDGSALAKFRAFVAAQGGDATYVDDPKKFDVAPGRAQVLAQTAGFVQKVDALSVGRAVLALGGGRERKGEAIDHGVGVELLKKPGEAVAAGEAVLRIYHRDGRGLDTAQRLLEGGLAVSETAPAAEPLILDRVN
- a CDS encoding DinB family protein, translated to MLGAALAAHWLGHHHLTARTLALYPDEALLTFSPAPPLRSFGAMLWEVHGQTGYVLQGLRSGIWGEPRWSAPTGRDPAALRAAWAAQTAQLARELPGVPDAAYLGAHRTGWGELSGLDAALGAVDNQVHHRAQGYVYLRALGLEPPEFWDRTPPPAFSGE
- a CDS encoding helix-turn-helix transcriptional regulator is translated as MYNPAMRVLTVLELLQAHETVTGAELARRLEVSPRTVQRYVTRLQDLGIPVEGRRGVGGAYRLRPGFRLPPLMFTPDEALAAALGLRALQQLGLGALAPAAESAGAKLARSLPQGLRDDVRALEGSVELDASPWTVGVEVAVLAPLLRAVRAARTVQLTYTALDAPPSTRQVDIYRVVHFDGRWYAVGWCHLRREKRSFRVDRIGALEVLPATFTPPADFDAAAYLRAQLRAPPTAYTVSVWLNAPAEHLRGRVSLWGSELEAEEQGTRLRCQREHLHSFAAFLLGLGCDFRIDSPPELHAEFARLHARCAAYAQSSEPLH
- a CDS encoding WD40 repeat domain-containing protein encodes the protein MKPKTSLSLALLLGTALSLGSVASALSLSDPKVYTVPGANTRVAAFLPGGQVAVNADNGVLILDQNLKTVRSWYTLPDEVTGLVSSPNGARVAAMTSSRWAVWDAVTGREVRGGQSVYDTRLGFDAQGELLLQDDGTLYRVNIASGQRQEVLGDGELYDMAVSPDGTLLVALYEDRVELVRLSSGEVLAKAPVEGEPYEVAATFAPSGEAAVVRLDEQALVLRAGQAPTALEDGEDLSQRGSVVFLNPQQFVYALYGDGQLYDAQSGKMVGDPLEFDSAGPLVAGPDGTVLALGRAVGRLSTANLSAPARPQVNLPSSNALVGAFVGGVPHAGVAEFINLKTGTALNVGSRGTLWAAEATGDSVWTLGGVTVNVYRAGKITRVGTLDEDAEYETLRATPGGQFAAASGYYGAALLDGRSGKVLGKVTETQLKVEDIHGALPTLDGKGLIITPHEGDPFRYDLASKKRATVFKLPAEAEVYDLHQSPGGTLAVLYGTEDDDRVALVKPGATTAFKTLTFPGSVRALRFSPDGKLLAVLTGDAQNALQVYDTATGAVLARAGSFSLRTSLLVWNPGGTELLVGSGLLGQSGSATVYTVRK
- the ftsH gene encoding ATP-dependent zinc metalloprotease FtsH, which codes for MKRLNPWLIVLFVLALFLMFSQAPISGRTSVSYDQFKDLLGEGKVAQVVVRENNATVTLKAPTQITVPGPANQAPRTPTVENFTVLLPNNQAIRDETLIPELERQDVQLRFERPSQWLGILLNFLPIILLFAMMYFFFMRAQGGQNGVMQFGQSRAKKYGKENRVPTKFTDVAGHEEAKRELVEVVDFLKNPGKYHQIGAEIPKGVLLVGPPGTGKTLLARAIAGEADVPFFSVSASEFMEMFVGVGASRVRTLFEDARKSAPAIMFIDEIDSIGRKRGAGIGGGHDEREQTLNQILSEMDGFDKASSVIVLGATNRPDVLDPALLRPGRFDRQVTIDLPNLKEREAILKVHLRNKPMAQGVDVNEIAKSTPYFSGADLKNVTNEAALEAARLSKTQIDMSDFYRALDKITLGLENGSLTISDQEKKAIAYHEAGHAVTAAVIPGSDKLQKVSIIPRGRALGAAFYLPEEQVLMSKERLENQLVVALGGRAAEEVFMGSVTSGAADDFRKATNIARRMVLEWGMGDNFKNMALTTDSGPVFLGEDMAKPKAFSEHTSQLVDEDVKRILTRAYERARDLVTQYRQAMHEVAEALLSQELITGDVVREAVSRVGGETQPMPQTTA
- a CDS encoding ACT domain-containing protein — its product is MTPQTLSLLPGRYAVVQLPPDAPLPTLAGAFWSLTRTPDELSLVCAEDQVPPGATAADGWVALKLHGPFPFHLTGILAGVLGPLRDAGVGIFALSTFDTDYVLVKQAQQAGATAALRAAGHTVLDC